The DNA region GACCGTGCAAGCGGGCAGGTTATAGGCTCCGGCACGGGGAAAGGGACCGCCGGGCCCGGAAGCCGGCAAGGGGTGCTTCAACTGGAGAGCTATCCGAAATACGTGTGGCCCGCATGGGAAACGGTGAAATATACCGAACACCTGAAATCCGGATATTATGCGCTGCAGGCATTTTACAAAAGCTTGCCGGAGCGCTAGGCGATGGGCCGGCAGATGAAGCAAACCAAAGGAGGAAATCGAATTTATGGCTCAGCATCTTACCCTGGCTATCTATTTCATTTACGTGTGCCTGGGACTGATCGTTGCTGGTATTGCGCTATTGTTTTACTTGAAAATCAAGCATTTGCGGATTACGCGCCAAACGAACATGTATCTGCGAAAACATCAAGATTACTTCACCTATATTCAGACGCATTTAAGCGGCGCGGCCTCGCTGCGGCTGCCGCCCGGGAAGCTCGGGCGCCTGGAGCGGCGGGTGATCCAGCAGCGGATGATCGAGTGGATCGAGCAGTTCAGGGGAGATCTGCAGCTTAAGCTGATCGCACTATGTTATGAAGCGGGGTTCGTCGCCGACGATATCAAGCTGCTGGACAGCTTGTTCTACGGCCGCCGGATCGCCGCCGCCTACCGCCTGGGCGGGATGCGGGCGGCCGAAGCGGTGCCGCGGCTGCTTGAGATGCTGAAGAGCCAGCGGTACAGCCCGCTCAGCATCGTCATCGCCCGCTCGATCGCGAAGTCGGCGGAGCAGCCTGAGCAGCTGAAGGACATGCTGCGGCATTTGCTCCGCCACGGCAAGCCGATCCACCATCTGGCGGCCGATATCGTGATGGAGACACGGCTCGATCTAAGCCGGCTGCTCCCCGAGCTGCTGGAGGAGCAAAGCAAGGATCTGGTCAAAGTCGCTTTGGTGGCCATGTGGGGACAAGCGGTTCCCGAAGCGGCGCCGGCGCTGGGGCGGCTCGTCGGGGCGGCCGAGGAAGACGTCCGCACGGAAGCGGTGAAGCTGTATTTAAAAGGCAGTCCGGAGCTGAAGGACGAAACGATCCGCGAGCTGATGGCGGACAAAAGCGCGGGAGTCCGCGCCGCCGTCGCCAAATCGCTGGGCTCGCTGCAAGCGGCCGGCAGCATCCCGCTCTTGCGCAGCGCACTGAAGGACGCCAACTGGCAGGTGCGTCAAAACAGCGCCGAAAGCCTGGCAAGCTTAGGCGAAACCGGCTTTGAGGTGCTGTGTCAAATCGCCAAGCACGGCTCCGGCGACGAACGCGAGACGGCCATGCAGCAAATCGAAAAGACGATGCGGCAGCACCGTGAACAACAAAGACTTGACCAAATGGTCGATTTCAACAAAATGAAACTGCTGTACGACCGGTATTTCGGAGCTTCCGAAACGCGCCCGGTCCGTCAACTGGCGGCGGTTAGGGGGGATTCCACTGCTTAGGGATATTTTGCTGATCTACGGGCTGTTTGCCTCGTATTACGTCATAACGGTCAATCTTATCTATTTCTCGATCATGGGTTTTTCGTTTCGCCAAATTATGACGATTTTCCGGCGCGCGGCATATTCGAAATACAATACGCTGTCCGGCTCCGAGCTGGTGCCGCCGATTTCGCTGCTCGTTCCGGCGTATAACGAAGAAGTTACCGTCATCGAAAACGTTAAATGCCTGCTTACTTTGAATTATCCGACATACGAGGTCATCGTGATCAATGACGGTTCCAAGGACAATACGCTCGGGGTACTGCGGGAGGAATTTGGGCTTGAGCCGCTGCCGAATCCGGATATTCGTCAGACGATCGACTGCCAGCCGATCACGGCCGTGTACCATAACCCGCAATATCCGCATCTGTACGTGATCGACAAACCGAACGGCGGCAAGGCCGATTCGCTGAACGCCGGCATTAATTTATCGCATTATCCGCTCATTTCATCCATCGACGCGGATTCGCTGCTGGAGAAGGACGCGCTGATCCGGATGGCCCGGATGTACATGGAAAATCCGGAGGAGACGGTGGCGATCGGCGGCGACGTCCGCATTGCCAACGGCTGCGTGATCGAAAACGGGGCGGTGAAGCAGGTTTCGCTGCCGCGCAAAATGTGGCCGATGTTCCAGGCCACGGAATACTTGAAGGCGTTTCTCGGGGGCCGCATCGGCTGGAGCTCGATTAACGGGCTGATCATCGTGTCCGGGGCGTTCGGCCTGTTCCGCAAAGAGTACGTCGTCGCGGTGGGCGGCTACCGGGGCGGTTACCCCGGGGAGGACATGAACATCATTATCAAGCTGCACCGCTATATGCTGGAGAACAAGCTGAAGTACCGGATCGCCTTTTGTCCGGAGGCGGTCTGCTGGACGCAGGCGCCGGACACGTACCGGATTTTGTCCAATCAGCGCAAACGCTGGGGACGCGGAAACCTGAAAAACATGATCGAAAACTACGACATGGCGTTCAACCCGAGATACAAGGTGATGGGGCTTTTGACGATGCCGTACAACATTATTTTCGAGGCGCTGAATCCTTATTTCAAAATTACGGGGCTGCTCGCTCTGATCGGGTATACGATGCTCGATATGACCCACTGGCGGATTTTGGCCGTGTTCTGGCTGATCAATTTCCTCAGCGGGTACCTGCTCAGCATCGGCGCGCTCCTGCTGGAGGAACTGGCTTTCAAGCGGTTCAGCAAGCTGTCGGATTTATGCCGGCTGCTCTTTTATTCGGCTTTCAAATTTTTCGGTTACGCCCAGCTCGGAGGACTTTGGCGGATCCAGGGGCATATCCAGTTTTTGCGCAACAACAACTCCTGGGGCACGATGACCCGGCAAAGCTGGCAGGACAAGGCGCCGGCGGGAAAACGGGAAACCCCGGCGGAGCAGGCCAAAACCGCGTAACCTCCGCTCTCCTTGCCGGGGCCGGAAGGGGGCTGATATGGCGAAAACAAACTGTTGGCAAGTACCGTGAAGCTTTTCCATTTCATGGTCATTGCTATCCAAAATCTAAGTTTCGAGAAAGGCGGGAATGAATGATGCCAAACATAACGGCAGTGCAAAGCGAAGTGGAACAATCCGAAGTGTATGCAAGCATGAAGCAAAGCGTGGAGAAAAACGCCTGCGAGGTCAACGGGATGGTGTTCATTTATTCCGCGGGCGGACCATCCAATGCGGAAACGCAGGTCCGGGGAATTCTGGATTCCGAGTCGGGGCTTGATTTTGAAGTTTGGAGCGGGAAAGAGCCGGGCAGCATCGCCGTCCTGTTTCCGGGACAAGCCTTGGACACGGTCCATTTTGAGGGCCTGCGGCTGAAGCTGCGTCTTCAGGAAAGAATTGCAAACTACCGTCCGCAGGTGGCGGTCGCCGGTTTTGCCGGCCAGGAGGAGATCACGCTGCAGGTGCTGCAGCAGTTGGAAGAAGCGGCCAAACAGAACTATTCCGACGATATTCATATTTTTACGAAACACGATACGCCGTTGGCCAAAAGCCGCATCCTCATTGTGGAAGGAGACCCCACCGTACGGGAATTTTTGCAGATCCGGCTGGGGATGCAAAATTACGAAACGGTGACGGCCGATAACGGTATTTCCGCGCTGGAGCTGATTGAGAGCTGGAAACCTGACCTGGTCTTGACCGAGCTCAATCTTTACGGCATTGACGGGCTTCCGTACATCCATCAAATCCAGCGGATCAAAGAAGGCGAAACGCCGAGAATCGTCGTGCTTACCGAACAGCGTGTCGAAAAAACGATCAGCCTGTGCTTTCAAAGCGGGGTGGACGACTACATTACGAAGCCGTTTTCCCCTGTCGAACTGGACGCGCGGATCCGCCGTTGCATTATTTAAAGGTAACCTAATCCTATACAGACAAAATGGAGGTTGAAACCTGTGAATAATAACTACTATAAACTGTTGAATGCGATTGAGTCGAAAACGGCCGTGCTTGGTGTCGTGGGCCTTGGATATGTCGGATTGCCGCTGGCTGTCGAGATGGTGAAGCAGGGCTTTCGGGTCGTCGGAATCGATCTGGATGCCGGAAAAATCGACAAGATTGAGCGCGGGGAATCGTACATACACGATATCCCGTCCGAAACGCTGGCCGCCGCGATGGCGAGCGGCCGGTTTAAGCCGACGACGGACTATGCCGTGCTGTCGGAGATCGACGCGGTCAGCATTTGCGTGCCAACCCCGTTAAGTGAAAATCAGGATCCGGATACCTCTTATATCGTGACGGTAGTGGAGCAAATCAAACGTTATATGAAAAAAGGCATGCTGATTACGCTGGAAAGCACGACGTATCCGGGAACGACGGAGGAACTGATCCAGCGGGAGCTGGAGAAGCTGGGATATGCCGCCGGGGAGGACTTCTTCCTGTGCTTCTCGCCGGAGCGGGTGGATCCGTCCAACTCCAAGTTTAATACTTACAATACGCCGAAGGTCATCGGCGGGACGACCAAAGCCTGCCTCGAGTTGGGAACGGCGCTGTATTCCCGGTATGTCCAGACGGTCGTGCCGGTATCCTCGCCGAAGGTTGCGGAAATGTCCAAGCTGCTGGAAAACACGTTCCGCAGCGTCAACATCGCTTTCGTCAACGAAATGGCGATGATGTGCGACCGGATGGGCATCGACATTTGGGAAGTGATCGACGCGGCCAAAACGAAGCCGTTTGGCTTCATGCCGTTTTACCCGGGCCCGGGCATCGGCGGCCACTGCATTCCGCTGGACCCGATGTACCTGTCCTGGAAAGCGAAAGGCTTCCGCTTTTACAGCCAGTTTATCGAACTGGCCCAGTCGACGAACGACAACATGCCTTATTACGTCGTCAACAAAACGTCGAAAATTTTAAACGAATACGCCAAGTCGGTCAAACAATCGAAAATTCTCGTGCTCGGCATGGCCTACAAGCCGGATATCGCCGACCTGCGCGAATCGCCGGGGCTTGCGGTGTACGAGCTGTTTAAGGACAGCGGCGCCAGAGTCGATTATTACGATCCTTACGCGTCCAGCTTCCGGGAAAAATCGGGCGGCGTGGTGCATAGCGTCAGCTACGAGCTGGACAAGTTCAAAACGTACGATTGCTT from Paenibacillus macerans includes:
- a CDS encoding HEAT repeat domain-containing protein, which translates into the protein MAQHLTLAIYFIYVCLGLIVAGIALLFYLKIKHLRITRQTNMYLRKHQDYFTYIQTHLSGAASLRLPPGKLGRLERRVIQQRMIEWIEQFRGDLQLKLIALCYEAGFVADDIKLLDSLFYGRRIAAAYRLGGMRAAEAVPRLLEMLKSQRYSPLSIVIARSIAKSAEQPEQLKDMLRHLLRHGKPIHHLAADIVMETRLDLSRLLPELLEEQSKDLVKVALVAMWGQAVPEAAPALGRLVGAAEEDVRTEAVKLYLKGSPELKDETIRELMADKSAGVRAAVAKSLGSLQAAGSIPLLRSALKDANWQVRQNSAESLASLGETGFEVLCQIAKHGSGDERETAMQQIEKTMRQHREQQRLDQMVDFNKMKLLYDRYFGASETRPVRQLAAVRGDSTA
- a CDS encoding glycosyltransferase family 2 protein; this encodes MGFSFRQIMTIFRRAAYSKYNTLSGSELVPPISLLVPAYNEEVTVIENVKCLLTLNYPTYEVIVINDGSKDNTLGVLREEFGLEPLPNPDIRQTIDCQPITAVYHNPQYPHLYVIDKPNGGKADSLNAGINLSHYPLISSIDADSLLEKDALIRMARMYMENPEETVAIGGDVRIANGCVIENGAVKQVSLPRKMWPMFQATEYLKAFLGGRIGWSSINGLIIVSGAFGLFRKEYVVAVGGYRGGYPGEDMNIIIKLHRYMLENKLKYRIAFCPEAVCWTQAPDTYRILSNQRKRWGRGNLKNMIENYDMAFNPRYKVMGLLTMPYNIIFEALNPYFKITGLLALIGYTMLDMTHWRILAVFWLINFLSGYLLSIGALLLEELAFKRFSKLSDLCRLLFYSAFKFFGYAQLGGLWRIQGHIQFLRNNNSWGTMTRQSWQDKAPAGKRETPAEQAKTA
- a CDS encoding response regulator, with the translated sequence MMPNITAVQSEVEQSEVYASMKQSVEKNACEVNGMVFIYSAGGPSNAETQVRGILDSESGLDFEVWSGKEPGSIAVLFPGQALDTVHFEGLRLKLRLQERIANYRPQVAVAGFAGQEEITLQVLQQLEEAAKQNYSDDIHIFTKHDTPLAKSRILIVEGDPTVREFLQIRLGMQNYETVTADNGISALELIESWKPDLVLTELNLYGIDGLPYIHQIQRIKEGETPRIVVLTEQRVEKTISLCFQSGVDDYITKPFSPVELDARIRRCII
- a CDS encoding nucleotide sugar dehydrogenase → MNNNYYKLLNAIESKTAVLGVVGLGYVGLPLAVEMVKQGFRVVGIDLDAGKIDKIERGESYIHDIPSETLAAAMASGRFKPTTDYAVLSEIDAVSICVPTPLSENQDPDTSYIVTVVEQIKRYMKKGMLITLESTTYPGTTEELIQRELEKLGYAAGEDFFLCFSPERVDPSNSKFNTYNTPKVIGGTTKACLELGTALYSRYVQTVVPVSSPKVAEMSKLLENTFRSVNIAFVNEMAMMCDRMGIDIWEVIDAAKTKPFGFMPFYPGPGIGGHCIPLDPMYLSWKAKGFRFYSQFIELAQSTNDNMPYYVVNKTSKILNEYAKSVKQSKILVLGMAYKPDIADLRESPGLAVYELFKDSGARVDYYDPYASSFREKSGGVVHSVSYELDKFKTYDCFVLVTNHSNLDYGAIAELGVPIVDTRNAFRDYPLPHIYKIGHSVHPVNVEAAALIVG